In Actinoplanes sp. NBC_00393, a single genomic region encodes these proteins:
- a CDS encoding glycoside hydrolase family 26 protein, with amino-acid sequence MPPSDRTRSRRGRALLAAAGAVVLAAGVALATRLGGDSDTETAAPQPSAAAATVSPTPSIAAPASPSAVPPAPVPTLMPVAEAVAAAKTKAGKRSARVQFSLPREAGSWPGKYGLSGVNGFPILNTASVESFCKARGRACNVTQTYTDRTSYESMTRGTGWTFDFFSGFDGVLVVSQGLVPNKGEDQLDDCAAGDYDQHWRDFGSLMVRHGRGDSVIRLGWEMNEESMGWRALDTKDYIACYRRAADAIRSTNPEVVLDWTINAHNTPDELCGGLTTSCYPGDEYVDIIGIDNYDHWPWSPAKADFDATADRQDGLNWLFSFARQHGKLFSVGEWGVMPFSDAKKDNPPFIEWMHGWFAEHAPYLAYEAYFQRCDGRTNQSSILRPNDTNCKADTSGSSDVYRSLYKS; translated from the coding sequence GTGCCACCATCTGACCGCACCCGTTCCCGGCGGGGACGTGCCCTGCTCGCTGCCGCCGGCGCCGTCGTACTGGCGGCCGGGGTAGCCCTCGCGACCCGGCTCGGCGGTGATTCGGACACCGAGACCGCTGCCCCGCAACCGTCCGCCGCGGCAGCGACGGTGAGTCCCACCCCCTCGATTGCGGCGCCCGCCTCGCCGTCCGCGGTGCCGCCGGCGCCCGTACCGACGCTGATGCCGGTCGCCGAAGCGGTGGCCGCGGCCAAGACGAAGGCCGGGAAGCGCTCGGCCCGGGTGCAGTTCTCGCTGCCCCGTGAGGCGGGCAGCTGGCCCGGGAAGTACGGCCTGTCCGGCGTCAACGGCTTCCCGATCCTGAACACCGCATCGGTCGAGTCGTTCTGCAAGGCCCGCGGCCGCGCGTGCAACGTGACGCAGACCTACACCGACCGCACCAGCTACGAGTCGATGACCCGCGGAACCGGCTGGACCTTCGACTTCTTCAGCGGCTTCGACGGGGTCCTCGTGGTCTCCCAGGGCCTGGTGCCCAACAAGGGCGAGGACCAGCTGGACGACTGCGCGGCCGGCGACTACGACCAGCACTGGCGCGACTTCGGCTCGCTGATGGTGCGGCACGGGCGCGGCGACTCGGTGATCCGCCTGGGCTGGGAGATGAACGAGGAGTCGATGGGCTGGCGAGCCCTGGACACCAAGGACTACATCGCCTGCTACCGGCGCGCGGCCGACGCCATCCGGTCGACGAACCCGGAGGTCGTCCTGGACTGGACGATCAACGCGCACAACACGCCGGACGAGCTCTGCGGCGGGCTGACCACCAGCTGCTACCCGGGTGACGAGTACGTCGACATCATCGGCATCGACAACTACGACCACTGGCCGTGGTCGCCGGCCAAGGCCGACTTCGACGCCACCGCCGACCGGCAGGACGGGCTGAACTGGCTGTTCTCCTTCGCCCGGCAGCACGGCAAGCTGTTCTCGGTCGGCGAGTGGGGCGTGATGCCGTTCAGCGACGCGAAGAAGGACAACCCGCCGTTCATCGAGTGGATGCACGGGTGGTTCGCCGAGCACGCCCCGTACCTGGCGTACGAGGCGTACTTCCAGCGCTGCGACGGCCGGACGAACCAGTCGAGCATCCTGCGGCCTAACGACACGAACTGCAAGGCCGACACCAGCGGCTCGTCGGACGTGTACCGCTCGCTCTACAAGTCCTGA
- a CDS encoding DUF1616 domain-containing protein, whose product MNAARAGALAAVTVASGAAVLAGPLAVSVPGGLLLAFMLPGFALTEAIFRPARQDIGVVERLILIPALSLAVLVLGGLGLWAIGGSLNQAGWLSIAAAVTLIATGVAVTRNRITPAAASVESATRISTAAGPTPKPGKKGFPRLSRRRLFRDVVPLTLSVLLLAGIGWWSFNDSVETYDATVTTLSAAPPGPVNPDGNRSVQVSATGLDSAGGPYRLVLTGTAGTELSEHNLTPDDDGSWTGRVSVPGEERITMDLFRSGESAAFRTVIIAVAQ is encoded by the coding sequence GTGAACGCCGCCCGCGCCGGTGCCCTCGCCGCAGTGACCGTCGCGTCCGGGGCCGCGGTGCTGGCCGGGCCGCTGGCGGTCTCGGTGCCCGGCGGCCTGCTGCTGGCGTTCATGCTGCCCGGCTTCGCGCTGACCGAGGCGATCTTCCGGCCCGCCCGGCAGGACATCGGCGTGGTGGAGCGGCTCATCCTGATCCCGGCGCTGAGCCTGGCCGTGCTGGTGCTCGGCGGTCTCGGCCTGTGGGCCATCGGGGGCTCGCTGAACCAGGCCGGCTGGCTGTCGATCGCCGCCGCGGTCACCCTGATCGCGACCGGGGTGGCGGTGACCCGCAACCGGATCACGCCGGCCGCCGCCTCGGTGGAGTCGGCCACCCGGATCTCCACGGCTGCCGGGCCCACGCCGAAGCCCGGCAAGAAGGGGTTCCCGCGGCTCTCCCGTCGCCGTCTCTTCCGCGACGTGGTGCCGCTGACCCTGTCGGTGCTGCTGCTCGCCGGGATCGGCTGGTGGTCGTTCAACGACTCGGTGGAGACGTACGACGCCACGGTCACCACTCTGTCGGCTGCCCCGCCCGGGCCGGTGAACCCCGACGGCAACCGGTCCGTGCAGGTCAGCGCGACCGGGCTGGACTCGGCGGGCGGGCCGTACCGGCTCGTGCTGACCGGCACCGCGGGGACGGAGCTCAGCGAGCACAACCTGACCCCCGACGACGACGGCTCGTGGACCGGGCGGGTCAGTGTTCCGGGTGAGGAGCGGATCACCATGGATCTCTTCCGCTCCGGTGAGTCGGCCGCGTTCCGTACCGTGATCATCGCTGTCGCTCAGTAA